In Bacillota bacterium, the following proteins share a genomic window:
- a CDS encoding DinB family protein, which translates to MGLIPGFVLKAMSERPFQLVDLCRKLPDGWWTWQPHPRVMSIRTILTHMMAGEEAWVLGVVRGETPPKRDPAAFASPDALEAVWRPVRGRTVEWLAGLDGSARTEIRRVRGTPPEVTLEAIAWHLVTHDFHHKGQVCTRLAMLGVEVPDLDII; encoded by the coding sequence ATGGGGCTGATTCCTGGGTTTGTGCTCAAGGCCATGAGCGAGCGGCCGTTTCAGCTGGTCGACCTCTGTCGCAAGCTCCCGGATGGGTGGTGGACGTGGCAGCCACACCCCAGGGTGATGAGCATCCGCACCATCCTGACACACATGATGGCCGGCGAGGAGGCCTGGGTTTTAGGGGTGGTGCGGGGCGAGACACCGCCCAAACGCGACCCCGCCGCTTTTGCCTCCCCCGATGCTCTGGAGGCGGTCTGGCGGCCGGTTCGTGGCCGTACCGTCGAGTGGCTCGCGGGGCTGGACGGGTCTGCCCGCACGGAGATCCGGCGGGTCCGCGGCACCCCGCCCGAGGTGACGCTGGAGGCCATCGCCTGGCACCTCGTGACCCACGACTTTCATCACAAGGGACAGGTGTGCACGCGCCTCGCCATGCTTGGGGTCGAGGTGCCGGACCTCGACATCATTTGA